A stretch of Synechococcus sp. MIT S9220 DNA encodes these proteins:
- the groL gene encoding chaperonin GroEL (60 kDa chaperone family; promotes refolding of misfolded polypeptides especially under stressful conditions; forms two stacked rings of heptamers to form a barrel-shaped 14mer; ends can be capped by GroES; misfolded proteins enter the barrel where they are refolded when GroES binds) — MAKLLSFSDESRAALERGMNALADAVRVTIGPRGRNVVLEKSFGAPDIINDGDTIAKEIELEDPFENIGAKLIQQVASKTKDKAGDGTTTATVLAQAMVEEGLRNTAAGASPIELRRGMEAAVEHVVKGLAERSQAVGGDAIRQVATVSAGGDEEVGQMVKEAMDKVSVDGVITVEESKSLATELDVTEGMAFDRGYSSPYFVTDGDRQICEFDNALLLLTDRKVSAVADLVPVLEAVQQSGSPLVVLAEEVDGEALATLVVNKNRGVLQVAAVRAPSFGERRKAALADIAILTGGTVISEDRAMTLEKVTLADLGRARRITISKESTTIVAGEESRDAVAERVASIRRELDNTESEYDREKLTERIAKLAGGVAVIKVGAPTETELKNRKLRIEDALNATRAAVEEGIVAGGGSTLLQLAGTLDSVAAELQGDQRTGVEIVQRALSAPLKQIAINAGANGDIVVEQVQRSGQGFNAVSGNYEDLLLAGILDAAKVVRLGLQDAVSIASLLITTEVVVADKPEPAAPPAAGGDPMGGMGGMGGMGGMGMPGMM; from the coding sequence ATGGCCAAGCTTCTCAGTTTTTCGGATGAATCTCGCGCTGCGCTGGAGCGAGGGATGAATGCTCTCGCCGATGCAGTCCGCGTGACTATTGGTCCACGCGGTCGCAACGTGGTGCTTGAGAAGTCATTCGGAGCACCCGACATCATCAATGACGGCGACACGATTGCGAAGGAGATCGAGCTCGAGGATCCCTTCGAAAACATCGGCGCCAAACTGATCCAGCAGGTGGCGTCCAAGACCAAAGACAAAGCCGGAGATGGCACCACCACAGCGACCGTGCTGGCGCAAGCCATGGTGGAGGAAGGTCTGCGCAACACGGCAGCAGGAGCCAGTCCGATCGAACTTCGCCGTGGCATGGAAGCGGCGGTTGAACATGTGGTTAAAGGTCTTGCTGAGCGAAGCCAGGCCGTCGGCGGAGATGCCATCCGTCAGGTGGCCACGGTCAGCGCCGGCGGCGATGAAGAGGTGGGTCAGATGGTCAAAGAAGCGATGGATAAGGTCAGCGTCGACGGAGTGATCACCGTCGAAGAATCCAAATCGCTGGCCACTGAGCTCGATGTCACTGAGGGCATGGCCTTCGACCGTGGCTACAGCTCCCCTTATTTCGTCACCGACGGTGACCGCCAGATCTGCGAATTCGACAACGCACTGCTGTTGCTCACTGACCGCAAAGTGAGTGCAGTGGCCGACCTGGTACCGGTTCTCGAAGCCGTTCAGCAGTCCGGCTCTCCCCTGGTGGTTCTGGCCGAAGAGGTTGACGGGGAAGCTCTGGCAACCCTGGTGGTCAACAAAAACCGCGGCGTTCTGCAGGTCGCTGCTGTGCGTGCTCCATCATTTGGCGAGCGCCGCAAAGCAGCACTGGCAGACATCGCCATCCTCACCGGCGGCACAGTGATCAGCGAAGACCGGGCGATGACCCTCGAGAAGGTCACACTCGCCGATCTCGGCCGCGCCCGCAGAATCACGATCAGCAAGGAAAGCACCACGATCGTCGCTGGCGAGGAAAGCCGAGACGCAGTGGCAGAGCGTGTGGCCTCCATTCGCCGTGAACTCGACAACACCGAGTCGGAGTACGACCGCGAAAAGCTCACCGAACGCATTGCCAAACTCGCTGGTGGCGTTGCCGTGATCAAGGTGGGAGCACCCACCGAAACTGAGCTCAAAAACCGCAAGCTGCGCATCGAGGATGCCCTGAATGCCACCAGAGCCGCCGTTGAGGAAGGCATTGTTGCCGGGGGTGGCTCCACATTGCTGCAACTAGCAGGAACCCTTGATTCCGTTGCTGCTGAGCTGCAAGGTGATCAGCGAACGGGCGTGGAGATTGTCCAGCGCGCCCTGAGTGCTCCCCTCAAGCAGATCGCCATCAATGCCGGCGCGAACGGGGATATCGTCGTGGAGCAGGTGCAACGCTCCGGGCAGGGATTCAATGCCGTGTCGGGCAACTACGAGGATCTACTTCTGGCGGGCATCCTTGATGCCGCCAAGGTGGTCCGCCTTGGACTTCAGGACGCTGTTTCGATTGCATCACTGCTGATCACAACTGAAGTGGTTGTGGCCGACAAACCTGAGCCCGCTGCTCCGCCAGCAGCAGGCGGTGATCCCATGGGTGGCATGGGCGGCATGGGTGGAATGGGCGGTATGGGAATGCCCGGAATGATGTAA
- a CDS encoding N-acetylmannosamine-6-phosphate 2-epimerase, with product MVVSSENRLSRDHLQGGLIVSVQAPEGSPMRHPDVIAAMAEASLRNGAVGVRLESPEHIGAVRERCPDALIVGLWKRSFPDSPIYITPRWEDIRAVWAAGADVIALDATARKRPSGQELEMLIEQARTEFGATLMADVDSVENGLRAAALGCDWVGTTLFGYTEDTAQLSPPAMNLLHPLREQLPSSTLLVCEGGIASAVIAADAIDGGADAVVVGTAITGVDLQVAAYCGHLKRQTV from the coding sequence ATGGTCGTCTCGTCAGAGAATCGCTTGTCCCGGGACCATCTCCAGGGCGGCTTGATCGTTTCGGTTCAAGCCCCAGAGGGTTCTCCCATGCGTCATCCCGATGTGATCGCCGCCATGGCAGAAGCCAGTCTTCGCAATGGTGCCGTCGGGGTGAGGCTTGAGAGCCCGGAGCACATCGGAGCGGTTCGGGAGCGTTGCCCGGATGCTCTGATCGTGGGCCTCTGGAAACGCTCCTTCCCTGACAGTCCCATCTACATCACGCCTCGTTGGGAGGACATCAGGGCTGTCTGGGCTGCCGGTGCCGATGTGATTGCGCTGGATGCCACCGCCCGCAAGCGGCCCTCGGGCCAAGAGCTTGAGATGCTGATCGAGCAAGCGAGAACAGAGTTTGGTGCAACTTTGATGGCGGATGTCGACAGTGTTGAAAACGGTCTGAGGGCTGCGGCTCTGGGATGTGATTGGGTTGGAACGACCCTGTTTGGCTACACGGAAGACACCGCTCAGCTGTCTCCGCCGGCCATGAACCTGTTACATCCCTTGAGAGAGCAGCTTCCTTCTTCAACCCTTTTGGTGTGCGAGGGAGGCATCGCTTCGGCTGTCATCGCAGCCGATGCCATCGATGGTGGCGCGGACGCGGTTGTTGTTGGGACAGCCATTACAGGTGTTGATCTCCAGGTGGCGGCCTATTGCGGGCACCTGAAAAGGCAGACTGTCTGA
- a CDS encoding ABC transporter permease, with the protein MTSPALGTNPSNSDNGSAIAELLQETLALTRRLFLQLQRRPSTLVAGVLQPLIWLVLFGALFSRAPEGLLPGGMSYGRFLGAGVIVFTAFSAALNAGLPVMFDREFGFLNRLLVAPLRSRSSIVLASVIYITTLSLVQSLAIMFTASLLGYGWPGAAGLLLVMVTLLLLVFAVTALSLGLAFALPGHIELIAVIFVANLPLLFASTALAPLSFMPPWLGWLASLNPLTFAIEPIRAAYAGPLDLSSVLLEAPYGSVTGTTCLLVLTLLTAALFLLIRPLLNRKLA; encoded by the coding sequence ATGACCAGTCCTGCCCTCGGTACAAATCCCTCCAACTCCGACAACGGCTCGGCGATTGCCGAGCTTCTGCAGGAAACCCTCGCTCTCACGCGACGTTTGTTCCTTCAGCTGCAACGGCGGCCATCCACGTTGGTGGCCGGTGTGCTTCAGCCATTGATCTGGCTGGTTCTGTTTGGTGCACTGTTCTCACGTGCACCTGAGGGACTGCTGCCGGGAGGCATGAGCTATGGGCGTTTTCTCGGAGCGGGGGTGATTGTGTTCACCGCGTTCAGTGCTGCGCTCAATGCAGGGCTTCCAGTGATGTTCGACCGTGAATTCGGTTTTCTGAACCGCCTTTTGGTCGCTCCGCTGCGCAGTCGCAGTTCGATTGTTCTGGCCTCTGTGATTTACATCACGACCTTGAGTCTTGTGCAGAGCCTGGCGATCATGTTCACGGCATCTCTGCTCGGTTATGGGTGGCCAGGCGCGGCTGGTTTGCTGCTGGTGATGGTCACGTTGCTGCTGCTGGTGTTCGCAGTCACAGCATTGAGCCTCGGACTGGCCTTTGCCCTGCCGGGTCACATCGAACTGATTGCGGTGATCTTTGTGGCCAACCTGCCCCTGCTATTCGCGAGCACGGCATTGGCCCCTTTGAGTTTCATGCCTCCCTGGCTGGGCTGGCTTGCATCGCTAAATCCCCTTACCTTCGCGATTGAACCCATTCGTGCCGCGTATGCCGGCCCGCTTGATCTGTCATCGGTTCTGTTGGAAGCGCCCTACGGATCCGTTACCGGCACCACCTGCCTTCTGGTGTTAACGCTGCTGACGGCCGCCTTGTTCCTCCTGATCCGCCCTCTGCTCAATCGCAAGCTTGCCTGA
- a CDS encoding ATP-binding cassette domain-containing protein, whose translation MSLLELDQLEKSYGTVSALSGLSLSVPSGCLYGLLGPNGAGKTTALRILATLLAPDQGRVVVAGVDALQEPRTVRQLMGYVAQEVAIDKILTGRELLALQGDLYHLPRQDRNNRIDQLVDRMSMGDWIDRRCGTYSGGMRRRLDLASGLLHQPQLLVLDEPTVGLDIESRAVIWEVLRDLRDQGTTILLSSHYLEEVEALADRMAIIDAGRVIAEGAPEALKRELGGDRVTLRVREFSDQPEAEHVRQLLEVVDGVRRIVINRAQGYSLNLVVDGEHVLAALKQRLASEAFEVFSLSQSRPSLDDVYLQATGRTLMDAELAVAGQRDPKQERRQSMR comes from the coding sequence ATGTCACTGCTTGAGCTGGATCAACTGGAAAAGTCCTATGGGACCGTTTCGGCTCTGAGCGGACTCAGCCTGTCGGTTCCCTCAGGCTGCCTTTACGGATTGCTGGGGCCGAATGGAGCTGGAAAGACCACCGCACTTCGCATCCTGGCCACACTGCTTGCCCCTGACCAAGGACGTGTCGTTGTTGCTGGGGTGGACGCGCTTCAGGAGCCTCGAACGGTTCGTCAACTGATGGGGTACGTGGCTCAGGAGGTGGCGATTGACAAGATCCTCACTGGGCGCGAACTCCTGGCACTCCAAGGTGATCTTTACCATCTGCCGCGTCAGGACCGGAACAACCGGATTGATCAACTGGTGGATCGGATGTCGATGGGTGACTGGATTGATCGTCGCTGCGGCACCTACTCGGGCGGCATGCGACGTCGCCTGGATCTGGCTTCGGGATTGCTCCATCAACCGCAGCTTCTTGTTCTGGATGAGCCGACGGTCGGTCTCGATATCGAAAGTCGCGCTGTGATTTGGGAGGTGCTTCGAGACCTTCGCGATCAGGGGACCACGATTCTGCTGAGCAGCCATTATCTCGAGGAAGTGGAAGCACTTGCTGATCGGATGGCGATCATCGATGCCGGTCGTGTGATCGCCGAGGGTGCCCCAGAAGCCCTGAAACGTGAGCTCGGTGGAGATCGGGTGACTTTGAGAGTGCGCGAATTCAGTGACCAGCCGGAAGCGGAACACGTTCGTCAACTTCTCGAAGTGGTGGACGGCGTCAGACGGATCGTGATTAATCGCGCTCAGGGTTATTCACTCAATCTCGTTGTCGATGGTGAGCATGTCCTTGCAGCGCTGAAGCAACGGTTGGCGAGCGAGGCTTTCGAAGTGTTTTCCCTGTCACAGAGTCGTCCCAGCCTCGACGATGTGTATCTGCAGGCCACGGGCCGCACGCTGATGGATGCCGAGCTTGCCGTGGCTGGTCAACGCGATCCCAAGCAAGAGCGACGCCAGTCGATGCGTTGA
- a CDS encoding heme o synthase — protein MASSTTAAPSAPLTREQVVPSRKRIKLPPWLEVAKPRLIPLLLATTLGGMALTEGWPLSSPRLVCTLGGGALAAAAAGVLNCLWEQELDGRMQRTSGRALPSGRLSPTAAFIGAISCTLAAATLLVSGVNCLAAGLSLLGLCSYVLLYTALLKPRTPQNIVVGGVAGAIPPLVGAAAATGHVGLSGWWLFALVMVWTPAHFWALALLLRDDYRAVGIPMLPVVKGSVVTARAIRRYGWATVLISMLGIWALPEGGLFYGLLLLPFNGRLLQMIGKLAEEPDSIDRAKGLFRWSILYLFGICLLLIISRLHAASLFDLQLRGWLMTLSAGFPGIAS, from the coding sequence ATGGCTAGTTCCACCACAGCTGCACCCTCGGCTCCACTCACGCGCGAACAGGTTGTTCCATCGCGCAAGCGCATCAAGCTGCCTCCCTGGCTTGAGGTGGCCAAACCGCGACTGATCCCTCTGTTGTTGGCCACGACACTCGGGGGTATGGCTCTGACCGAGGGCTGGCCACTTTCCTCTCCGCGGCTGGTCTGCACCCTCGGTGGTGGAGCGCTTGCGGCCGCAGCCGCAGGAGTCCTCAACTGCCTATGGGAGCAGGAACTTGATGGCCGCATGCAGCGCACCAGCGGCCGTGCGTTGCCCTCGGGTCGACTGTCGCCAACAGCTGCTTTTATCGGTGCAATCTCCTGCACCCTGGCGGCGGCAACGCTGCTGGTCAGTGGTGTGAACTGTCTCGCCGCAGGGCTGTCGTTGCTTGGGCTCTGCAGCTATGTCTTGCTGTACACAGCCCTGCTCAAGCCAAGAACACCCCAGAACATCGTGGTTGGCGGTGTCGCTGGTGCCATTCCTCCTTTGGTGGGCGCAGCGGCAGCCACCGGACATGTGGGACTGAGCGGCTGGTGGCTCTTCGCGCTCGTGATGGTTTGGACGCCGGCGCATTTCTGGGCTTTGGCCCTGCTTCTGCGCGATGACTACCGAGCCGTCGGCATTCCCATGCTGCCTGTGGTGAAGGGGTCTGTGGTGACAGCTCGCGCCATTCGCCGTTATGGCTGGGCAACCGTGTTGATCAGCATGCTCGGGATCTGGGCACTGCCGGAGGGAGGATTGTTCTATGGCCTGCTGCTGCTTCCGTTCAACGGACGTTTGCTGCAGATGATCGGCAAACTCGCCGAAGAGCCTGACAGCATTGATCGAGCCAAAGGGCTGTTTCGCTGGTCGATTCTTTATCTGTTCGGGATCTGCTTGTTGCTGATCATCAGCCGTCTTCATGCTGCTTCTCTGTTCGATCTGCAGCTGAGGGGATGGCTGATGACGCTGAGTGCAGGATTCCCTGGGATTGCTTCCTAG
- a CDS encoding heme A synthase produces the protein MTASSINPIRLRLAQLAAHLVVALVALVVIGGATRVMEAGLACPDWPLCYGSLLPGRQMNVQVFLEWFHRLDAFVVGVALLVQMSVVWWYRRDLPGWLLPLSALLVLMVVLQGGLGALTVLKLLPSGVVTAHLALALMLVITVSGLTQTLLASPQSIAAPRWWIVLGSFSVLAVSAQCLLGAGMATSWASQRCLEAGQSCQWLSWHRAAATPAALCVLLFVLVALLSGRWGREQWPLLLAAPLLVGTQIGLGVTTLRLGLSQPAVTVAHQLVACLLVAVLAGLTCRRQPASSDPLPVVLDSSALEACHG, from the coding sequence TTGACTGCATCGTCTATCAATCCGATTCGTCTTCGCCTGGCTCAGTTGGCTGCCCATCTCGTGGTGGCCCTTGTGGCTCTGGTGGTGATCGGCGGAGCGACGAGGGTCATGGAGGCAGGTCTTGCCTGCCCTGATTGGCCTCTTTGTTACGGCAGTCTGCTGCCTGGTCGGCAGATGAACGTCCAGGTCTTCCTCGAATGGTTTCACCGTCTCGATGCCTTTGTTGTCGGTGTGGCACTTCTTGTGCAGATGTCAGTCGTGTGGTGGTATCGCCGCGATCTGCCCGGATGGTTGCTGCCGCTCAGCGCGCTTCTGGTGCTGATGGTTGTGCTGCAGGGAGGCCTTGGAGCGCTCACGGTGTTGAAGCTGTTGCCTTCCGGCGTGGTCACGGCTCATCTGGCCTTGGCTCTCATGCTGGTGATCACGGTCAGTGGTCTCACCCAGACTCTGCTCGCATCCCCCCAGTCCATTGCGGCCCCTCGCTGGTGGATCGTTCTCGGTTCATTCAGTGTGCTGGCGGTTTCAGCTCAGTGCCTTCTGGGTGCTGGCATGGCCACGTCCTGGGCCTCACAGCGCTGTCTTGAGGCTGGCCAGTCCTGTCAATGGCTGTCTTGGCATCGTGCCGCGGCCACGCCGGCTGCTCTTTGTGTGCTGCTGTTCGTGCTGGTGGCCTTGCTCAGTGGTCGCTGGGGTCGAGAGCAGTGGCCGCTTCTGCTGGCAGCTCCTTTGCTGGTGGGCACGCAGATCGGCCTTGGTGTCACAACGCTGCGTCTTGGCCTTTCACAGCCCGCAGTGACCGTGGCTCATCAGCTCGTGGCTTGTCTTCTGGTTGCCGTTCTCGCCGGCCTGACCTGCAGGCGTCAACCAGCTTCATCAGATCCACTGCCCGTCGTTCTCGACTCTTCCGCCCTGGAGGCCTGTCATGGCTAG
- a CDS encoding cytochrome c oxidase subunit II gives MPIPSAILTLVLGMLLVLGGLWIGQNINLLPVDASANAPIYDELFRVLFSIGTILFVGIVGLILFSLVHFRRRPGQLGDGLALEGNLPLEVFWTAVPAIVVLFVGLYSYDIYERMGGMVPLGHGNHGSETVVDERVWGGIGSTQDSQTATTAGIPPLPIEVTAMQFAFLFHYPDGDFISGEMHVPVDRPVSLRMEAKDVIHAFWIPEFRLKQDVIPGQPTVLDFTPTRTGSYSIVCAELCGPYHGGMRSSVVVDSADDFDTWLQSNRKLPAAEA, from the coding sequence GTGCCCATCCCCTCAGCAATTCTCACCCTGGTCTTAGGAATGCTCCTCGTCCTCGGGGGGCTGTGGATCGGTCAGAACATCAACCTTCTTCCAGTTGATGCCAGTGCCAACGCGCCGATTTACGACGAGTTGTTTCGCGTTTTGTTCAGTATCGGCACAATCCTTTTCGTAGGAATAGTCGGATTAATTCTTTTCAGTCTTGTGCATTTCCGTCGCCGCCCCGGACAGCTCGGCGATGGATTGGCTTTAGAGGGAAATCTTCCACTTGAAGTGTTCTGGACTGCAGTACCGGCAATCGTCGTTCTTTTTGTTGGTCTCTACAGCTACGACATTTACGAACGCATGGGTGGGATGGTTCCACTCGGCCATGGCAACCATGGTTCGGAGACAGTGGTTGATGAGCGCGTCTGGGGTGGCATCGGCTCGACGCAGGACTCCCAGACAGCCACGACGGCGGGGATCCCGCCCCTGCCCATCGAGGTGACAGCGATGCAGTTCGCATTCCTCTTCCATTACCCCGACGGTGACTTCATTTCCGGAGAAATGCATGTGCCTGTCGACCGACCCGTTTCACTGCGGATGGAGGCCAAGGACGTGATTCATGCCTTCTGGATTCCGGAATTTCGCCTGAAGCAGGACGTGATCCCCGGACAGCCGACGGTGCTCGACTTCACCCCAACCCGCACTGGCAGTTACTCGATCGTATGCGCAGAGCTCTGCGGCCCTTACCACGGAGGCATGCGCTCGAGCGTCGTGGTCGACAGCGCCGATGACTTCGACACCTGGCTCCAGTCCAACCGAAAGCTCCCCGCTGCTGAAGCATGA
- the ctaD gene encoding cytochrome c oxidase subunit I, giving the protein MTITAPQQTAPASPSLQPTGWLRYLSFSVDHKVIGLQYLVCGFAFYLVGGAMAGAIRTELLSPVSDFMARDVYNQILTLHGTVMIFLWIVPVVNGAFGNYLIPFYVGARDMAYPRLNAVAFWLIPPAGLMLISSYFITGAAQSGWTAYPPLSITTPATGQIIWILSVLLLGGSSIFGGINFIATILKLRRPGLKLMQLPMYCWAMLGTSILVVLSTPVLAGTLIMLSFDIVAHTGFFNPGMGGNVVVYQHLFWFYSHPAVYIMVLPAFGLVSEILPVHCRKPLFGYTTMVYSIMAIVGLGLVVWAHHMFTSGTPPWMRLFFTIATAFIAVPTGIKFFNWLATLWGGRISLNSAVLFSCGFIVNFVLGGITGVALAQVPFDVHVHDTYFVVAHFHYIVYGGSVFVIFASIYHWYPKIIGRMLDEHLGRLHFLLTFVGFNLCFAPQHWLGLNGMPRRVAEYDPQFELVNQISSAGALLMAISTLPFLWNVIASAFYGAIAGDNPWRALTPEWLTSSPPPVENWKGDPPLVTHPYGYGTPADEIDLNSASGSDLWRSGQ; this is encoded by the coding sequence ATGACAATCACAGCTCCCCAACAAACAGCGCCTGCGTCACCTTCTCTGCAGCCAACGGGATGGCTTCGCTATCTGAGCTTCAGCGTCGACCACAAGGTGATCGGTCTGCAGTATCTCGTGTGCGGATTTGCCTTCTATCTGGTTGGTGGCGCCATGGCAGGCGCGATCCGAACCGAACTGCTGAGTCCGGTTTCAGACTTCATGGCCAGGGATGTTTACAACCAGATCCTCACCCTGCACGGGACGGTGATGATCTTTCTCTGGATCGTTCCGGTGGTCAACGGAGCCTTCGGAAATTATCTGATTCCCTTCTATGTGGGCGCCAGGGATATGGCCTATCCCAGGCTGAATGCGGTTGCCTTTTGGCTGATTCCTCCAGCAGGACTGATGCTTATCAGCAGCTATTTCATCACGGGTGCTGCCCAGTCGGGCTGGACAGCGTATCCACCGCTCAGCATCACAACGCCTGCTACCGGTCAGATCATCTGGATTCTGAGTGTTCTGCTTCTGGGTGGAAGTTCAATCTTCGGCGGCATTAATTTCATCGCCACAATCCTCAAGCTCCGGCGTCCTGGGCTGAAGCTGATGCAGCTTCCGATGTACTGCTGGGCGATGCTTGGCACCAGCATTCTCGTGGTTCTCTCCACTCCAGTTCTTGCTGGCACACTCATTATGTTGAGCTTCGATATTGTTGCTCACACAGGTTTCTTTAATCCTGGAATGGGCGGGAATGTTGTCGTTTACCAACACCTTTTCTGGTTTTATTCTCACCCAGCTGTTTACATCATGGTGCTGCCTGCCTTTGGCCTGGTGAGTGAAATTCTTCCGGTTCACTGCCGAAAGCCTCTGTTCGGATACACAACCATGGTGTATTCGATCATGGCCATTGTTGGTCTTGGATTGGTGGTATGGGCTCACCACATGTTCACCAGTGGCACTCCACCCTGGATGCGTCTGTTCTTCACGATTGCGACAGCCTTCATTGCGGTTCCGACTGGAATCAAGTTCTTCAATTGGCTGGCAACACTCTGGGGAGGTCGAATCAGTTTGAACAGTGCTGTGCTGTTTTCCTGTGGCTTCATTGTGAACTTCGTGCTCGGAGGAATCACTGGTGTCGCACTGGCACAGGTTCCGTTTGACGTTCACGTTCATGACACCTACTTCGTTGTTGCCCATTTCCACTACATCGTCTATGGAGGCTCGGTGTTTGTGATTTTCGCTTCGATCTATCACTGGTACCCCAAAATCATCGGACGCATGCTCGATGAGCATCTCGGGCGTTTGCATTTCCTGCTGACCTTCGTTGGCTTCAACCTCTGCTTTGCTCCCCAGCACTGGCTTGGCCTGAACGGCATGCCTCGACGGGTTGCCGAATACGACCCGCAGTTTGAGCTCGTCAACCAGATCAGCAGCGCAGGAGCACTGTTGATGGCCATCAGCACCCTTCCTTTCCTCTGGAATGTGATCGCCAGCGCCTTTTACGGTGCCATCGCAGGCGATAACCCCTGGAGAGCACTCACTCCTGAGTGGCTGACATCATCACCACCACCGGTTGAGAACTGGAAAGGAGATCCCCCTCTGGTGACCCATCCCTACGGCTACGGCACCCCCGCCGACGAAATCGATCTGAACTCCGCCAGCGGCAGTGATCTTTGGAGAAGCGGTCAATGA
- a CDS encoding cytochrome c oxidase subunit 3: MTSLTPQNAQLDHIDNHGAEHGAEHPDHRMFGLAAFLVADAMTFAGFFAAYLTFKAVNPLMPGAIYELELPLPTLNTILLLVSSATFHRAGVNLRRQNNERCRLWLMLTAGLGLAFLASQMVEYFTLPFGLTDNLYASTFYALTGFHGLHVTLGTLMILIVWWQCRTPSGRVSASNHFPLEAAELYWHFVDGIWVILFVILYLI, encoded by the coding sequence ATGACATCCCTCACTCCTCAAAATGCTCAGCTTGATCACATTGATAATCACGGAGCAGAGCACGGGGCTGAACATCCGGATCACCGCATGTTTGGCCTGGCCGCATTCCTCGTGGCTGATGCCATGACCTTCGCAGGCTTCTTCGCCGCTTATCTCACCTTCAAGGCAGTCAATCCGTTGATGCCAGGTGCGATTTATGAGCTTGAACTGCCGTTGCCAACACTCAACACCATTCTGCTGTTGGTGAGCAGTGCAACCTTTCACCGCGCTGGCGTGAATCTGCGCAGACAGAACAACGAACGCTGCCGGCTTTGGCTGATGCTGACTGCCGGTCTCGGTCTGGCCTTTCTCGCCAGCCAGATGGTGGAGTACTTCACTTTGCCCTTTGGCCTCACGGACAATCTCTATGCCAGCACCTTTTACGCCCTCACCGGCTTCCACGGTCTGCACGTCACGCTGGGGACCCTGATGATCCTGATTGTGTGGTGGCAATGCCGCACACCTTCAGGTCGTGTCAGCGCCAGCAATCATTTTCCGCTCGAGGCCGCCGAGCTCTACTGGCATTTCGTGGATGGAATCTGGGTCATTCTTTTTGTGATTCTGTACCTGATCTAA
- a CDS encoding AbrB family transcriptional regulator yields MLVGEELLNKARALSNRPEDEIARGCGYVGPSGRLMRKSFYRALVEAKGYKLPSSNGGSGGGSRGRQAEFRTRVHGNGNLLIGHAYTKRLDLVPGQEFKIELNKDSGTITLLPLAESS; encoded by the coding sequence ATGCTGGTTGGAGAGGAATTACTGAACAAGGCGCGAGCTCTCAGCAACCGCCCTGAAGATGAAATCGCCCGAGGTTGCGGTTATGTCGGTCCGAGTGGCCGCCTGATGCGCAAAAGTTTTTACAGAGCCCTGGTGGAAGCCAAGGGGTACAAACTTCCCTCCAGCAATGGTGGTTCAGGCGGAGGCAGCCGAGGACGTCAGGCCGAGTTCCGCACACGCGTTCATGGCAACGGCAATCTTCTGATCGGCCACGCCTACACCAAACGCCTTGATCTTGTTCCTGGCCAGGAATTCAAGATTGAGCTGAACAAGGATTCCGGCACGATCACGCTTCTGCCGCTGGCCGAATCCAGCTGA